From Virgibacillus natechei, the proteins below share one genomic window:
- the parE gene encoding DNA topoisomerase IV subunit B: MTKNPTQYSEDSIQVLEGLDAVRKRPGMYIGSTDTRGLHHLVFEIVDNAVDEALSGYGNFIKVKLHKDNSISIEDSGRGIPTGMHSTGKPTIEVIFTVLHAGGKFGQGGYKTSGGLHGVGGSVVNALSEWFDVTVYRDGHTYHQRFENGGKPVGSLETKGTTRKTGTIIHFKPDASIFTATVYDFEILSERLRESAFLLKGLKVQLVDSRKDQEDQDEIYQYPKGLESFVDYLNEEKDSLHQVVSFEGEQQGFEVDFAFQFNDGYAESMLSFVNHVRTRDGGTHESGARTGITRTFNDYARRAGLLKEKEKNLEGTDIREGLTAIVSVRIPEEKLQFEGQTKGKLGTTEARSIVDSIVSEKLSYFLEENPDISGLLIRKSIKAKEAREAARKAREDARTGKNKRRKDTILSGKLTPAQSRNAKKNELYLVEGDSAGGSAKQGRDRKFQAILPLRGKVINTEKAKLQDVFKNEEISTIIHTIGAGVGGDFDLEDVQYDKIIIMTDADTDGAHIQVLLLTFFYRYMRSLVESGKIFIALPPLYKVSKGKGKKEKVAYAWDEEKMKEVIKEFKNGYIIQRYKGLGEMNADQLWETTMNPETRTLIRVTIEDLARAERRVTTLMGDKVEPRRKWIEGNVEFDMDKDANILENDKIHTD, translated from the coding sequence TTGACTAAAAATCCAACACAATATTCAGAGGATTCCATCCAAGTTTTAGAAGGTCTTGATGCTGTTAGGAAAAGGCCTGGAATGTATATAGGTAGTACAGATACTCGTGGTTTACATCACTTAGTATTTGAAATTGTTGATAATGCAGTTGACGAGGCCTTATCAGGCTATGGCAATTTTATTAAGGTGAAACTACATAAAGACAACAGTATTTCTATTGAGGACAGCGGACGAGGAATACCCACTGGCATGCATAGTACTGGAAAACCTACTATTGAGGTTATTTTTACTGTTCTTCATGCTGGAGGAAAATTTGGACAAGGTGGTTATAAGACGAGTGGTGGCTTACATGGTGTAGGTGGATCTGTAGTAAATGCTTTGTCCGAATGGTTTGACGTGACAGTGTATCGCGATGGTCATACCTATCATCAACGTTTTGAAAATGGCGGTAAGCCTGTTGGGTCATTGGAAACGAAAGGAACTACAAGGAAGACTGGGACGATTATTCATTTTAAACCGGATGCTTCTATATTCACGGCTACTGTTTATGATTTCGAAATATTATCGGAAAGATTACGTGAATCTGCATTCTTATTAAAAGGTTTAAAGGTTCAATTAGTTGATAGTCGAAAAGATCAAGAAGATCAAGATGAAATTTATCAATATCCGAAGGGACTTGAGTCATTTGTTGATTATTTAAATGAAGAGAAAGATTCCTTACATCAAGTTGTATCATTTGAGGGAGAACAACAGGGGTTTGAAGTCGACTTTGCTTTTCAATTTAATGATGGGTATGCGGAAAGTATGCTTTCCTTTGTTAACCATGTTCGAACAAGGGATGGGGGAACGCATGAATCTGGTGCGCGTACAGGAATTACAAGAACTTTTAATGATTATGCACGAAGAGCTGGTCTCTTAAAGGAAAAAGAAAAAAACCTAGAAGGTACTGATATTCGTGAGGGATTAACAGCTATTGTTTCTGTTCGTATTCCCGAAGAGAAGTTGCAATTTGAAGGTCAAACAAAAGGGAAATTAGGGACGACCGAAGCCCGTTCCATTGTAGATTCAATTGTTTCTGAGAAACTCTCTTATTTTCTAGAAGAAAACCCTGACATATCTGGATTATTAATCAGAAAATCGATTAAGGCGAAAGAAGCACGAGAAGCAGCTCGAAAAGCACGAGAAGATGCCAGAACGGGAAAGAATAAGCGTAGAAAAGACACAATTTTAAGTGGGAAACTAACACCAGCACAGTCAAGAAATGCTAAGAAGAATGAACTCTATTTAGTAGAGGGGGATTCCGCAGGGGGTTCTGCAAAACAGGGAAGAGACAGGAAGTTTCAAGCTATTCTTCCCTTACGCGGAAAAGTTATTAATACAGAAAAAGCAAAACTGCAGGATGTGTTCAAGAATGAGGAAATTTCGACCATCATTCATACGATAGGTGCTGGTGTAGGGGGGGACTTTGATTTAGAGGATGTACAATACGACAAAATAATCATCATGACAGACGCTGATACTGACGGCGCTCATATTCAAGTCTTATTACTAACTTTCTTCTACCGTTATATGCGCTCACTTGTTGAATCTGGTAAAATTTTCATTGCGCTTCCACCTCTATATAAAGTTTCCAAAGGAAAAGGTAAGAAGGAGAAAGTTGCTTACGCTTGGGATGAAGAAAAGATGAAGGAAGTAATAAAGGAATTTAAGAATGGTTATATTATTCAGCGGTATAAGGGGTTAGGTGAGATGAATGCAGACCAGCTGTGGGAAACTACTATGAACCCTGAAACCCGTACATTGATTCGAGTTACGATAGAGGATCTGGCCAGAGCTGAACGACGAGTGACGACCTTAATGGGGGATAAAGTTGAACCAAGAAGAAAATGGATCGAAGGGAACGTAGAATTTGATATGGATAAAGATGCTAACATTTTAGAGAACGATAAAATTCATACGGATTAA
- the yidD gene encoding membrane protein insertion efficiency factor YidD has translation MKYIFIGLIKFYRKGISPLKPPSCRFYPTCSEYGLEAFERFGAVKGGYLTLKRIGKCHPLHPGGVDLVPEKKKK, from the coding sequence ATGAAATATATTTTTATAGGACTAATTAAATTCTATCGTAAAGGGATAAGCCCCTTGAAACCACCTTCTTGTAGATTTTATCCAACATGCTCCGAATACGGCCTTGAAGCTTTCGAACGTTTCGGAGCTGTTAAAGGTGGATACTTAACACTTAAAAGAATTGGTAAGTGCCACCCTTTACATCCTGGTGGGGTCGATTTAGTACCTGAAAAAAAGAAAAAATAA
- a CDS encoding CoA-binding protein, producing the protein MSWENPSNETLKHVLETAHTIAVVGLSDNPDKTAFQISKIMQENGYRIIPVNPNVEEVLGEKAYPTLTDIPDNIDIINVFRRPEHLPDIAKEAAQTDCSVFWAQQGIISEEAYDYLKERDFTVMMDLCIKVVHSVLI; encoded by the coding sequence ATGAGTTGGGAAAATCCATCAAATGAAACGTTGAAGCACGTGTTGGAAACTGCGCATACAATTGCTGTTGTTGGCCTGTCTGATAACCCTGATAAGACTGCCTTTCAAATCTCAAAAATCATGCAGGAAAACGGATATAGGATTATACCAGTTAATCCAAACGTGGAAGAGGTACTCGGCGAAAAAGCCTATCCGACGCTTACGGATATTCCTGATAACATTGATATCATCAATGTTTTTAGAAGACCAGAACATTTACCTGATATAGCAAAAGAGGCTGCTCAAACGGATTGTAGTGTATTCTGGGCACAACAAGGTATAATAAGTGAAGAAGCATATGACTATTTAAAAGAACGTGACTTTACTGTAATGATGGATTTATGTATTAAAGTTGTACACAGTGTCTTAATTTAA
- the acnA gene encoding aconitate hydratase AcnA — protein sequence MGKSNEFNAKKQFELNGKTYNYYELKALEEAGMGKVSRLPFSVRVLLESLVRQHDGHQIKDEHVQGLSKWGTKEGKGSDVPFKPSRVILQDFTGVPAVVDLASLRKAMVDMGGEPDKINPEVPVDLVIDHSVQVDQYGTPNALQANMDLEFERNAERYEFLNWAQKAFDNYRAVPPATGIVHQVNLEYIANVVHGLENEDGEYDAFPDTLMGTDSHTTMINGLGVLGWGVGGIEAEAGMLGQPSFFPAPEVIGVKFVGSFPNGTTATDLALKVTKVLRDKNVVGKFVEYFGPGLQDMPLADRATISNMAPEYGATCGFFPVDQESLNYMRLTGRSEEQIDLVEKYSKINDLWYSPDQADPEYTEVVEIDLSELEPNLSGPKRPQDLISLSNMKEEFNKAITAPEGNQGFGLDKSDFQKEVTVEHANGNKSSLKTGSLAIAAITSCTNTSNPYVMLGAGLLAKNAVEKGLDVPDYVKTSLAPGSKVVTRYLEDSGLMTYLDQLGFNLVGYGCTTCIGNSGPLLPEIEKGIEENELIASSVLSGNRNFEGRIHPMVKANYLASPPLVVAYALAGTVDLDLTKEALGTDKDGNEVYMNDIWPTMKEIKEQVNSVVKPEIFRKEYENVFESNEKWNEIDTTDEPLFEWDSESTYIQNPPFFEELTKEPGTVNALNNLRAIGKFGDSVTTDHISPAGAIAKDMPAGQHLQEKGISPRNFNSYGSRRGNHEIMMRGTFANIRIRNSLAPGTEGGYTTYWPTEEIMPIYDAAMKYQEQGTGLIVMGGKDYGMGSSRDWAAKGTNLLGIKTVIAESFERIHRSNLVMMGVLPLQFEKGESAETLGLTGRETFNVEIDESVSAHDLVTITAVDEKGKTIKFKAVARFDSDVEIDYYRHGGILPMVLRDKLQG from the coding sequence ATGGGTAAGAGTAATGAATTTAATGCTAAAAAACAATTTGAGTTAAATGGAAAAACGTATAATTATTATGAGTTAAAAGCTTTAGAAGAAGCTGGTATGGGCAAAGTATCACGCTTACCATTTTCTGTTCGCGTTCTTTTAGAATCACTGGTGCGTCAGCATGATGGCCATCAAATAAAGGATGAGCATGTACAAGGACTTTCAAAGTGGGGTACAAAAGAAGGGAAAGGATCAGATGTTCCATTCAAACCTTCACGAGTGATTTTGCAAGATTTCACAGGTGTCCCTGCAGTAGTTGATCTGGCATCATTACGTAAAGCGATGGTTGATATGGGAGGAGAACCTGATAAAATCAATCCTGAAGTTCCAGTGGACTTAGTAATTGACCATTCTGTACAAGTGGATCAATATGGTACACCAAATGCACTTCAAGCTAATATGGATCTGGAATTTGAAAGAAATGCTGAGCGCTATGAATTTTTAAATTGGGCACAAAAAGCATTTGATAATTATCGTGCTGTTCCACCTGCAACTGGTATCGTTCACCAGGTTAACCTGGAATATATTGCAAACGTTGTTCATGGTCTAGAAAACGAAGATGGTGAATATGATGCATTTCCTGATACACTTATGGGAACCGACTCTCACACCACAATGATTAACGGATTGGGTGTACTCGGATGGGGTGTTGGTGGTATTGAAGCTGAAGCTGGAATGCTAGGTCAACCATCTTTCTTCCCTGCACCGGAAGTAATTGGTGTTAAATTTGTAGGAAGTTTCCCAAATGGAACTACGGCAACCGATTTAGCTTTAAAAGTAACAAAAGTGTTACGTGATAAGAATGTTGTAGGTAAGTTTGTTGAATACTTTGGACCAGGACTACAAGACATGCCACTAGCTGACCGTGCAACTATTTCAAATATGGCTCCTGAATATGGAGCAACTTGCGGATTTTTCCCTGTAGACCAAGAATCGCTGAATTATATGCGCTTAACTGGCCGTAGCGAAGAACAAATTGATTTAGTTGAAAAATACTCTAAAATAAATGATCTTTGGTATTCACCGGATCAAGCTGATCCTGAATATACGGAGGTAGTTGAAATAGACCTATCTGAATTAGAGCCGAATCTATCTGGGCCAAAACGTCCACAGGATTTAATCTCTTTATCAAACATGAAAGAGGAATTTAATAAAGCTATTACAGCTCCAGAAGGAAATCAAGGTTTTGGGTTAGATAAATCTGATTTTCAAAAGGAAGTAACAGTTGAGCACGCAAATGGTAATAAATCATCGTTAAAGACGGGGTCACTCGCAATTGCAGCCATTACTTCTTGCACCAATACATCGAATCCATATGTTATGTTAGGCGCTGGGCTTCTAGCTAAAAATGCTGTTGAAAAAGGATTAGATGTGCCTGACTATGTGAAAACATCGTTAGCTCCGGGTTCTAAAGTTGTTACACGTTATCTTGAGGATTCTGGATTAATGACATATTTAGATCAATTAGGATTCAATCTGGTTGGATATGGTTGTACGACGTGTATCGGTAACTCAGGTCCATTACTACCTGAAATTGAAAAGGGAATAGAAGAAAACGAATTAATCGCTTCATCTGTTCTGTCTGGAAACCGTAACTTTGAAGGGCGTATCCACCCAATGGTGAAAGCAAATTATTTAGCGTCACCACCATTAGTTGTTGCCTATGCTTTGGCTGGTACCGTTGATTTAGATTTAACAAAAGAAGCATTAGGAACAGATAAAGACGGAAATGAAGTTTACATGAATGATATCTGGCCAACAATGAAAGAAATAAAAGAGCAGGTAAATAGCGTGGTAAAACCAGAAATTTTCCGAAAAGAATATGAAAATGTATTCGAATCTAATGAGAAATGGAATGAAATTGATACAACAGATGAACCATTGTTTGAATGGGATAGCGAATCAACATATATTCAAAATCCGCCATTTTTCGAGGAATTAACAAAAGAACCAGGTACGGTTAATGCTTTAAATAACTTACGTGCAATTGGTAAATTTGGTGATTCTGTAACAACGGACCATATTTCTCCAGCAGGTGCAATTGCAAAAGATATGCCAGCAGGTCAACATTTGCAGGAAAAAGGGATTTCTCCACGAAACTTTAATTCTTACGGTTCACGTCGTGGTAACCATGAGATTATGATGCGTGGAACATTTGCTAATATACGTATCCGTAATTCATTGGCACCAGGCACAGAGGGTGGTTATACAACATATTGGCCTACTGAAGAAATCATGCCAATTTATGATGCTGCAATGAAATACCAAGAGCAAGGTACTGGCTTAATTGTGATGGGTGGTAAGGACTATGGAATGGGCTCATCACGTGATTGGGCTGCAAAAGGTACAAATCTTTTAGGTATTAAAACAGTAATTGCGGAAAGCTTCGAACGTATTCACCGTTCAAACTTGGTTATGATGGGTGTTCTTCCATTACAGTTTGAAAAAGGAGAAAGTGCAGAAACGTTAGGTTTAACAGGCAGAGAAACCTTTAACGTGGAAATTGATGAATCGGTTAGCGCACATGATCTAGTGACTATTACTGCAGTTGATGAAAAAGGAAAAACAATTAAATTTAAAGCAGTTGCTCGCTTTGATAGTGACGTGGAAATCGATTATTACCGTCATGGTGGTATTTTACCAATGGTATTACGTGATAAATTGCAAGGATAA
- a CDS encoding HesB/YadR/YfhF family protein, with product MKLQISKEAAKWYQKELDITEPTYLRFYVRYGGFGGNIPGFSLGIKKENPENIYSSAEIDNIIFYIESKDVWYFEDNDLKINMNRKLMEPDFKYI from the coding sequence TTGAAATTACAAATCAGCAAAGAGGCAGCTAAATGGTACCAAAAGGAATTGGATATAACAGAACCTACATATTTACGGTTCTATGTAAGGTACGGTGGTTTTGGAGGGAATATCCCTGGATTTTCATTAGGAATAAAAAAGGAAAATCCTGAGAATATTTATTCCTCTGCTGAGATAGATAATATAATTTTTTATATTGAAAGCAAAGATGTCTGGTATTTTGAAGATAACGATTTAAAAATTAACATGAATAGAAAATTAATGGAGCCGGATTTTAAATATATATAA
- the folE2 gene encoding GTP cyclohydrolase FolE2 yields MDKTTTFPIKKLPKKADRHKLFGSVNPLPKSKPVKKNDMADLQNTKKDFLFDIDAVGVANVKHPITILSNLKPTTQTSVGTIEFTSSLKNTSKGTNMSRFTQQLNDYYEKGFTVDIATLKNFTKELAERLDQEDATIKLAFPWFFERKAPASGLSGINHADVTIHVSYDSLHGYTVNTSLSGLITTLCPCSKEISEYSAHNQRGEITMETSLSDDFDETTSDWKELLLEAAESNASARLHPVLKRPDEKMVTEQAYENPRFVEDMVRLVAADLYEMPHVTAFKVSCRNEESIHLHDAIASVSYDKRNDEK; encoded by the coding sequence ATGGATAAAACGACAACATTTCCAATTAAAAAATTACCAAAAAAAGCAGATCGACATAAATTATTCGGTTCAGTAAACCCTCTTCCAAAATCAAAACCTGTCAAGAAGAATGACATGGCAGATTTACAGAATACAAAAAAAGATTTTCTTTTTGATATTGATGCTGTTGGAGTAGCAAACGTGAAGCACCCAATTACTATATTGAGTAATTTAAAACCAACTACTCAGACTAGTGTTGGTACCATAGAATTTACATCAAGTTTAAAAAACACAAGTAAAGGGACGAACATGAGTCGTTTCACACAACAATTAAATGATTATTATGAAAAAGGATTTACAGTTGATATAGCTACACTTAAAAACTTTACAAAAGAGTTAGCAGAGCGACTCGACCAGGAAGATGCAACGATAAAACTAGCATTCCCTTGGTTTTTTGAAAGGAAAGCTCCTGCATCAGGTTTATCAGGAATCAATCATGCAGATGTTACCATTCATGTTTCCTATGATAGCTTACATGGGTATACAGTTAATACATCTCTTTCTGGTTTAATTACGACATTGTGCCCTTGTTCTAAAGAAATAAGTGAATATAGCGCACATAATCAAAGGGGAGAAATCACAATGGAAACATCGCTCTCAGATGACTTTGATGAAACAACTAGTGACTGGAAAGAGTTGCTACTGGAAGCGGCAGAAAGTAATGCCAGTGCAAGACTACATCCTGTTTTGAAACGACCTGATGAGAAAATGGTAACGGAACAAGCGTATGAGAATCCTCGTTTTGTTGAGGATATGGTTCGTCTAGTAGCTGCAGATTTATATGAAATGCCTCATGTAACTGCATTTAAAGTTTCCTGCAGAAATGAAGAGTCCATTCATCTACACGATGCAATTGCTTCCGTAAGTTATGATAAGCGAAATGATGAAAAGTGA
- the plsY gene encoding glycerol-3-phosphate 1-O-acyltransferase PlsY, whose translation MEYLLFGLIAYLLGSIPSALIVGKLGYRIDIRQHGSGNMGATNTFRTLGFKAGSIVTIADILKGTIATLIPLLFLADAEMSRLVIGLFAVIGHTYPIFAKFKGGKSVATSGGIILGINPLLFLIIITSFLLTLYISKYVSLASMITGVVAVIASIILNEVGLIIVTSLLAAFILYRHIDNIKRIKNKTEPKISWM comes from the coding sequence ATGGAGTATTTACTGTTTGGGTTAATAGCATATCTGTTAGGGTCAATACCTTCAGCGCTTATTGTCGGTAAACTTGGGTATCGTATAGATATACGTCAACACGGAAGTGGAAATATGGGGGCAACAAATACTTTTCGAACCTTAGGATTCAAAGCAGGAAGTATCGTCACAATAGCCGATATATTAAAAGGAACAATTGCTACATTAATTCCTTTATTATTCTTAGCTGATGCAGAAATGTCCCGTTTAGTTATTGGATTATTTGCTGTCATAGGGCATACATACCCTATTTTCGCTAAATTTAAAGGCGGAAAATCTGTAGCAACTTCTGGTGGGATAATCTTAGGTATTAATCCCTTGCTATTTCTCATTATAATTACAAGCTTTCTTTTAACACTTTATATATCAAAGTATGTATCCCTTGCCTCGATGATTACTGGAGTGGTTGCTGTGATTGCGTCTATCATTTTAAATGAAGTGGGTCTCATAATTGTCACTTCCTTGTTAGCTGCTTTTATTCTTTATAGGCATATTGATAATATTAAACGAATTAAAAATAAAACCGAGCCGAAAATCTCATGGATGTAA
- the tlp gene encoding small acid-soluble spore protein Tlp produces the protein MTNKNNQPKPDDRSDNVEKLQDMVQDTIQNIEKSHETMKFSSGQAEEQIKAKNKRREEAIDGMRNEIKDEYYDNKQ, from the coding sequence ATGACTAATAAAAATAACCAGCCAAAGCCAGATGATCGCAGTGATAATGTAGAAAAACTTCAGGACATGGTTCAAGATACGATTCAAAACATTGAAAAGTCGCATGAAACAATGAAATTTTCTTCAGGGCAAGCAGAAGAACAAATTAAAGCGAAAAACAAACGTCGTGAAGAAGCAATAGATGGAATGCGAAATGAAATTAAGGATGAATATTACGACAACAAACAATGA
- a CDS encoding acyl-CoA thioesterase, with protein sequence MNKVSTPIDVRYQETDQMGVVYHANYLVWFEIGRTKYIEELGFNYSDMEKNNVVSPVTDAQVSFKKPIRYGEEAIVETWLAKYDGIRTEYGYNIKDSDGAIAVSGTTQHVIVKKDNFRPLSLRKAFPDWHQSYIQQIEGE encoded by the coding sequence GTGAATAAAGTAAGCACACCAATTGATGTAAGATACCAAGAAACAGATCAGATGGGAGTTGTATACCATGCTAATTATTTAGTGTGGTTTGAAATAGGTCGAACGAAATATATTGAAGAATTGGGGTTTAACTATTCTGACATGGAGAAGAACAATGTTGTATCACCTGTTACTGATGCTCAAGTTTCATTTAAGAAGCCTATTCGGTATGGGGAGGAAGCTATAGTAGAAACCTGGTTAGCAAAATATGATGGTATACGCACCGAATATGGCTACAACATAAAAGATTCCGATGGTGCTATTGCAGTCAGTGGTACTACGCAGCATGTAATTGTAAAAAAGGATAATTTTCGTCCGTTATCACTGCGTAAGGCCTTTCCTGACTGGCATCAATCCTACATACAACAAATTGAAGGAGAATAA
- a CDS encoding FbpB family small basic protein yields MSLKKRLAFDELVQENRQQIMKDHLQMEKIEENIEKKMHQSVKRKEIE; encoded by the coding sequence ATTTCTTTAAAGAAAAGACTTGCATTTGATGAATTAGTCCAGGAGAACCGTCAACAGATTATGAAAGACCATTTACAAATGGAGAAAATTGAAGAAAATATAGAAAAGAAAATGCATCAATCCGTAAAACGTAAAGAAATCGAATAA
- a CDS encoding TlpA disulfide reductase family protein: MYKQILGISLILILAGIILVNFVQQNNETQEDDLSEMNGDPPSQGGAIAPDSIGLDPGEDAPEFELETLNGDRIKLSDLEGKKVILNFWATWCGPCRDEMPEMQEFYDEHDDEVEMLAVNLTDTETNESDIPKFIDEFGFTYPILLDEDGAVSDEYKGSIAVPTTYFIGTDGVIQAPPRIGPMTYEFMEETINSIN; the protein is encoded by the coding sequence ATGTATAAACAAATACTCGGTATAAGCCTTATTTTGATATTAGCGGGGATTATATTAGTAAATTTTGTACAACAAAATAATGAAACACAAGAAGATGATTTGAGTGAAATGAATGGTGATCCACCTTCACAAGGTGGGGCGATAGCTCCTGATAGTATTGGACTTGACCCAGGTGAGGATGCACCGGAATTTGAGTTGGAAACATTAAATGGAGATAGGATAAAACTATCTGATCTAGAGGGTAAAAAGGTTATTCTTAATTTTTGGGCGACATGGTGTGGACCTTGTCGTGACGAAATGCCCGAAATGCAGGAATTTTATGATGAGCATGATGACGAAGTAGAAATGCTTGCAGTTAATTTGACGGATACGGAAACAAATGAGTCGGATATACCAAAATTCATTGATGAATTTGGGTTCACATATCCTATACTACTGGATGAAGATGGTGCTGTAAGTGATGAATATAAAGGGTCTATTGCAGTTCCTACAACCTATTTTATCGGCACAGATGGTGTTATCCAGGCTCCTCCCAGAATTGGACCTATGACCTATGAATTTATGGAGGAGACAATAAATTCAATTAATTAA